DNA sequence from the Deltaproteobacteria bacterium genome:
TTCACAGCGCGCGAGTCTAGCCCGGGCGGCAGGCGCGCAGCGGTCCGAGGCTTGACGTCGCCGCGAGACTTCGATAATTCCAGATTCATGGAAATATCGCAGGCGATCGGAGCGCTCGCCGCGCTCGCCCAGGAGACGAGGCTGCGGATCTTTCGCGCGCTCGTGCAGCGTGGTCCCGAAGGGCTGCCCGCCGGTCGGATCTCGGCGCTGCTCGACCTTCCCGGGCCCACGCTCTCGTTCCACCTCGCGCAGCTCTCGCG
Encoded proteins:
- a CDS encoding helix-turn-helix transcriptional regulator, with the translated sequence MEISQAIGALAALAQETRLRIFRALVQRGPEGLPAGRISALLDLPGPTLSFHLAQLSRAGLIGRRREGRSLIYSADFGAIEGLVAYLTENCCGRASSRTRSRRAC